One genomic segment of Diceros bicornis minor isolate mBicDic1 chromosome 13, mDicBic1.mat.cur, whole genome shotgun sequence includes these proteins:
- the ACAP3 gene encoding arf-GAP with coiled-coil, ANK repeat and PH domain-containing protein 3 isoform X6, which yields MTVEFEECIKDSPRFRATIDEVETDVVEIEAKLDKLVKLCSGMIEAGKAYVATNRLFVSGVRDLSQQCQGDTAISECLQRFGDSLQEMVNYHMILFDQAQRSVRQQLHNFIKEDVRKFKETKKQFDKVREDMELSLVRNAQAPRHRPHEVEEATGALSLTRKCFRHLALDYVLQINVLQAKKKFEILDSMLTFMLAQHSFFQQGYSLLHQLDPYMKRLAAELDQLVIDSAVEKREMERKHAAIQQRDFSYDEPKAEFDVDAPSGVVMEGYLFKRASNAFKTWNRRWFSIQNSQLVYQKKLKDVLTVVVDDLRLCSVKPCEDIERRFCFEVVSPTKSCMLQADSEKLRQAWVHAVQASIASAYRESPDSCYSERLDRTASPSTSSIDSATDSRERSVKGESVLQRVQSVAGNSQCSDCGQLDPRWASINLGVLLCIECSGIHRSLGVHCSKVRSLTLDSWEPELLKLMCELGNSAVNHIYEAQCEGLGSRKPTASSPRQDKEAWIKDKYVEKKFLRKLPSAPAREAPRRWRAQKCQRHHSSPRAPTARRKVRLEPILPSVATLSSAGAVERKFRRDSLFCPDELDSLFSYFDTAAAAAGPRSLSSDSGLGGSSDGSSDVLAFSTSSVVDSVTEEERADSEESSGEADGEAEAEAWGLADVRELHPGLLAHRAARTRDLPTLAAALAHGAEVNWPDTEDEGKTPLVQAVLGVSGVGLRRAQGSLIVCEFLLQNGADVNQRDSRGRAPLHHATLLGHTGQVCLFLKRGADQHALDHEQRDPLSIAVQEANADIVTLLRLARMTEEMREAEAPPGQPGPLAGSSPTELQYRRCIQEFISLHLEES from the exons CTGGTCAAGCTGTGCAGCGGCATGATTGAGGCTGGCAAGGCCTACGTTGCAACCAACAGGCTCTTCGTGAGTGGCGTCCGCGACCTGTCCCAGCAGTGCCAGGGCGACACCGCCATCTCG GAGTGTCTGCAGAGGTTTGGAGACAGCCTGCAGGAGATGGTCAACTACCACATG ATCCTGTTTGACCAGGCCCAGAGGTCTGTGCGGCAGCAACTCCACAATTTCATCAAAGA GGACGTGCGGAAGTTCAAGGAGACCAAGAAGCAGTTTGACAAAGTGCGAGAGGACATGGAGCTGTCCCTGGTGAGGAACGCCCAGGCCCCACGGCACCGGCCCCATGAGGTGGAGGAGGCCACGGGTGCCCTGAGCCTCACCCGGAAGTGCTTCCGCCACCTGGCATTAGACTATGTGCTGCAG ATCAACGTCCTCCAAGCCAAGAAGAAGTTTGAGATCCTGGATTCT ATGCTGACCTTCATGCTCGCCCAGCACAGCTTCTTCCAGCAGGGCTACAGCCTGCTGCACCAGCTGGACCCCTACATGAAGAGGCTGGCCGCCGAG CTGGACCAGCTGGTGATCGACTCGGCGGTGGAGAAGCGCGAGATGGAACGCAAGCACGCTGCCATCCAGCAGCGG GACTTCTCCTATGATGAGCCTAAAGCAGAGTTTGACGTGGACGCGCCCAGCGGCGTGGTGATGGAGGGGTACCTCTTCAAGAGGGCCAGCAACGCCTTCAAGACGTGGAACCG GCGCTGGTTCTCCATCCAGAACAGCCAGCTGGTCTACCAGAAGAAACTCAAG GACGTGCTGACCGTGGTGGTGGATGACCTCCGCCTGTGCTCAGTGAAGCCGTGTGAGGACATTGAGCGGAGGTTCTGCTTTGAGGTCGTGTCACCCACCaa GAGCTGCATGCTGCAGGCCGACTCCGAGAAGCTACGGCAGGCCTGGGTTCACGCCGTGCAGGCCAGCATCGCCTCTGCCTACCGGGAGAGCCCAGACAGCTGCTACAGCGAG AGGCTGGACCGCACGGCATCCCCGTCCACAAGCAGCATCGACTCAGCCACAGACTCTCGGGAGCGCAGCGTCAAGGGCGAGAGCGTGCTGCAGCGCGTGCAGAGCGTGGCTGGCAACAGCCAGTGCAGCGACTGCGGTCAGCTGGACCCCCGCTGGGCCAGCATCAACCTGGGGGTGCTGCTCTGCATCGAGTGCTCAGGCATCCACAG GAGCCTGGGTGTCCACTGCTCCAAGGTGCGGTCCCTGACTCTGGATTCGTGGGAGCCAGAGCTGCTGAAG CTGATGTGTGAGCTTGGAAACAGCGCCGTGAACCACATCTATGAGGCCCAGTGCGAGGGGCTGGGCAGCAGGAAGCCCACGGCCAGCAGCCCCAG GCAGGACAAGGAGGCCTGGATCAAGGACAAATATGTGGAAAAGAAGTTTCTGCGGAAGCTGCCCTCAGCACCGGCCCGGGAGGCCCCGCGGCGCTGGCGCGCACAGAAGTGCCAGCGCCACCACAGCTCCCCCCGCGCCCCCACTGCCCGCCGCAAGGTCCGGCTGGAGCCCATCCTGCCCTCCGTGGCTACTCTGTCCTCAG CAGGCGCTGTGGAGCGCAAGTTCCGCAGGGATTCCCTCTTCTGCCCGGATGAGCTGGACTCCCTCTTCTCCTACTTTGATACAGCAGCTGCAGCGGCCGGTCCACGCA GTCTGAGCAGCGACAGCGGCTTAGGGGGCAGCTCTGATGGCAGTTCGGACGTCCTGGCCTTCAGCACCAGCTCTGTGGTGGACAGCGTCACTGAGGAGG AGCGCGCAGACTCGGAGGAGTCCAGCGGCGAGGCAGATGGGGAGGCCGAGGCCGAGGCCTGGGGCTTGGCGGATGTGCGCGAGCTGCACCCTGGACTCCTGGCGCACCGCGCAGCACGCACCCGCGACCTCCCCACACTGGCCGCGGCGCTGGCCCACGGGGCCGAGGTCAACTGGCCCGACACGGAGGACGAGGGCAAGACTCCATTGGTGCAGGCCGTGCTGGGGGTGAGCGGCGTGGGGCTGCGCAGGGCACAG GGCTCCCTGATCGTCTGTGAATTCCTCCTGCAAAATGGAGCAGACGTGAACCAAAGAGACAGCCGGGGCCGGGCGCCCCTGCACCACGCCACGCTGCTGGGCCACACTGG CCAGGTCTGCCTGTTCCTGAAGCGTGGGGCCGACCAGCACGCCTTGGACCACGAGCAGCGGGACCCGCTGAGCATTGCGGTCCAGGAGGCGAACGCCGACATTGTCACGCT gctccgtCTGGCGCGCATGACTGAGGAGATGCGTGAGGCCGAGGCGCCCCCAGGCCAGCCAGGCCCCCTGGCGGGCAGCAGCCCCACAGAGCTCCAGTACCGCAGGTGCATCCAGGAGTTCATCAGCCTCCACCTGGAGGAGAGCTAG
- the ACAP3 gene encoding arf-GAP with coiled-coil, ANK repeat and PH domain-containing protein 3 isoform X9, which translates to MIEAGKAYVATNRLFVSGVRDLSQQCQGDTAISECLQRFGDSLQEMVNYHMILFDQAQRSVRQQLHNFIKEDVRKFKETKKQFDKVREDMELSLVRNAQAPRHRPHEVEEATGALSLTRKCFRHLALDYVLQINVLQAKKKFEILDSMLTFMLAQHSFFQQGYSLLHQLDPYMKRLAAELDQLVIDSAVEKREMERKHAAIQQRDFSYDEPKAEFDVDAPSGVVMEGYLFKRASNAFKTWNRRWFSIQNSQLVYQKKLKDVLTVVVDDLRLCSVKPCEDIERRFCFEVVSPTKSCMLQADSEKLRQAWVHAVQASIASAYRESPDSCYSEVWPSQHPPHACTHLCATGRQPLQAACERRLDRTASPSTSSIDSATDSRERSVKGESVLQRVQSVAGNSQCSDCGQLDPRWASINLGVLLCIECSGIHRSLGVHCSKVRSLTLDSWEPELLKLMCELGNSAVNHIYEAQCEGLGSRKPTASSPRQDKEAWIKDKYVEKKFLRKLPSAPAREAPRRWRAQKCQRHHSSPRAPTARRKVRLEPILPSVATLSSAGAVERKFRRDSLFCPDELDSLFSYFDTAAAAAGPRSLSSDSGLGGSSDGSSDVLAFSTSSVVDSVTEEERADSEESSGEADGEAEAEAWGLADVRELHPGLLAHRAARTRDLPTLAAALAHGAEVNWPDTEDEGKTPLVQAVLGVSGVGLRRAQGSLIVCEFLLQNGADVNQRDSRGRAPLHHATLLGHTGQVCLFLKRGADQHALDHEQRDPLSIAVQEANADIVTLLRLARMTEEMREAEAPPGQPGPLAGSSPTELQYRRCIQEFISLHLEES; encoded by the exons ATGATTGAGGCTGGCAAGGCCTACGTTGCAACCAACAGGCTCTTCGTGAGTGGCGTCCGCGACCTGTCCCAGCAGTGCCAGGGCGACACCGCCATCTCG GAGTGTCTGCAGAGGTTTGGAGACAGCCTGCAGGAGATGGTCAACTACCACATG ATCCTGTTTGACCAGGCCCAGAGGTCTGTGCGGCAGCAACTCCACAATTTCATCAAAGA GGACGTGCGGAAGTTCAAGGAGACCAAGAAGCAGTTTGACAAAGTGCGAGAGGACATGGAGCTGTCCCTGGTGAGGAACGCCCAGGCCCCACGGCACCGGCCCCATGAGGTGGAGGAGGCCACGGGTGCCCTGAGCCTCACCCGGAAGTGCTTCCGCCACCTGGCATTAGACTATGTGCTGCAG ATCAACGTCCTCCAAGCCAAGAAGAAGTTTGAGATCCTGGATTCT ATGCTGACCTTCATGCTCGCCCAGCACAGCTTCTTCCAGCAGGGCTACAGCCTGCTGCACCAGCTGGACCCCTACATGAAGAGGCTGGCCGCCGAG CTGGACCAGCTGGTGATCGACTCGGCGGTGGAGAAGCGCGAGATGGAACGCAAGCACGCTGCCATCCAGCAGCGG GACTTCTCCTATGATGAGCCTAAAGCAGAGTTTGACGTGGACGCGCCCAGCGGCGTGGTGATGGAGGGGTACCTCTTCAAGAGGGCCAGCAACGCCTTCAAGACGTGGAACCG GCGCTGGTTCTCCATCCAGAACAGCCAGCTGGTCTACCAGAAGAAACTCAAG GACGTGCTGACCGTGGTGGTGGATGACCTCCGCCTGTGCTCAGTGAAGCCGTGTGAGGACATTGAGCGGAGGTTCTGCTTTGAGGTCGTGTCACCCACCaa GAGCTGCATGCTGCAGGCCGACTCCGAGAAGCTACGGCAGGCCTGGGTTCACGCCGTGCAGGCCAGCATCGCCTCTGCCTACCGGGAGAGCCCAGACAGCTGCTACAGCGAGGTGTGGCCCTCCCAGCACCCtccacatgcgtgcacacacctATGTGCCACAGGGAGACAGCCCCTGCAGGCTGCATGCGAGCGT AGGCTGGACCGCACGGCATCCCCGTCCACAAGCAGCATCGACTCAGCCACAGACTCTCGGGAGCGCAGCGTCAAGGGCGAGAGCGTGCTGCAGCGCGTGCAGAGCGTGGCTGGCAACAGCCAGTGCAGCGACTGCGGTCAGCTGGACCCCCGCTGGGCCAGCATCAACCTGGGGGTGCTGCTCTGCATCGAGTGCTCAGGCATCCACAG GAGCCTGGGTGTCCACTGCTCCAAGGTGCGGTCCCTGACTCTGGATTCGTGGGAGCCAGAGCTGCTGAAG CTGATGTGTGAGCTTGGAAACAGCGCCGTGAACCACATCTATGAGGCCCAGTGCGAGGGGCTGGGCAGCAGGAAGCCCACGGCCAGCAGCCCCAG GCAGGACAAGGAGGCCTGGATCAAGGACAAATATGTGGAAAAGAAGTTTCTGCGGAAGCTGCCCTCAGCACCGGCCCGGGAGGCCCCGCGGCGCTGGCGCGCACAGAAGTGCCAGCGCCACCACAGCTCCCCCCGCGCCCCCACTGCCCGCCGCAAGGTCCGGCTGGAGCCCATCCTGCCCTCCGTGGCTACTCTGTCCTCAG CAGGCGCTGTGGAGCGCAAGTTCCGCAGGGATTCCCTCTTCTGCCCGGATGAGCTGGACTCCCTCTTCTCCTACTTTGATACAGCAGCTGCAGCGGCCGGTCCACGCA GTCTGAGCAGCGACAGCGGCTTAGGGGGCAGCTCTGATGGCAGTTCGGACGTCCTGGCCTTCAGCACCAGCTCTGTGGTGGACAGCGTCACTGAGGAGG AGCGCGCAGACTCGGAGGAGTCCAGCGGCGAGGCAGATGGGGAGGCCGAGGCCGAGGCCTGGGGCTTGGCGGATGTGCGCGAGCTGCACCCTGGACTCCTGGCGCACCGCGCAGCACGCACCCGCGACCTCCCCACACTGGCCGCGGCGCTGGCCCACGGGGCCGAGGTCAACTGGCCCGACACGGAGGACGAGGGCAAGACTCCATTGGTGCAGGCCGTGCTGGGGGTGAGCGGCGTGGGGCTGCGCAGGGCACAG GGCTCCCTGATCGTCTGTGAATTCCTCCTGCAAAATGGAGCAGACGTGAACCAAAGAGACAGCCGGGGCCGGGCGCCCCTGCACCACGCCACGCTGCTGGGCCACACTGG CCAGGTCTGCCTGTTCCTGAAGCGTGGGGCCGACCAGCACGCCTTGGACCACGAGCAGCGGGACCCGCTGAGCATTGCGGTCCAGGAGGCGAACGCCGACATTGTCACGCT gctccgtCTGGCGCGCATGACTGAGGAGATGCGTGAGGCCGAGGCGCCCCCAGGCCAGCCAGGCCCCCTGGCGGGCAGCAGCCCCACAGAGCTCCAGTACCGCAGGTGCATCCAGGAGTTCATCAGCCTCCACCTGGAGGAGAGCTAG
- the ACAP3 gene encoding arf-GAP with coiled-coil, ANK repeat and PH domain-containing protein 3 isoform X3 — protein MGASHPTGPLPAWGGGGPGRLWSQLDLGPSPAPPPRAASASPSLHLLACLRGVDGRATIDEVETDVVEIEAKLDKLVKLCSGMIEAGKAYVATNRLFVSGVRDLSQQCQGDTAISECLQRFGDSLQEMVNYHMILFDQAQRSVRQQLHNFIKEDVRKFKETKKQFDKVREDMELSLVRNAQAPRHRPHEVEEATGALSLTRKCFRHLALDYVLQINVLQAKKKFEILDSMLTFMLAQHSFFQQGYSLLHQLDPYMKRLAAELDQLVIDSAVEKREMERKHAAIQQRDFSYDEPKAEFDVDAPSGVVMEGYLFKRASNAFKTWNRRWFSIQNSQLVYQKKLKDVLTVVVDDLRLCSVKPCEDIERRFCFEVVSPTKSCMLQADSEKLRQAWVHAVQASIASAYRESPDSCYSERLDRTASPSTSSIDSATDSRERSVKGESVLQRVQSVAGNSQCSDCGQLDPRWASINLGVLLCIECSGIHRSLGVHCSKVRSLTLDSWEPELLKLMCELGNSAVNHIYEAQCEGLGSRKPTASSPRQDKEAWIKDKYVEKKFLRKLPSAPAREAPRRWRAQKCQRHHSSPRAPTARRKVRLEPILPSVATLSSAGAVERKFRRDSLFCPDELDSLFSYFDTAAAAAGPRSLSSDSGLGGSSDGSSDVLAFSTSSVVDSVTEEERADSEESSGEADGEAEAEAWGLADVRELHPGLLAHRAARTRDLPTLAAALAHGAEVNWPDTEDEGKTPLVQAVLGVSGVGLRRAQGSLIVCEFLLQNGADVNQRDSRGRAPLHHATLLGHTGQVCLFLKRGADQHALDHEQRDPLSIAVQEANADIVTLLRLARMTEEMREAEAPPGQPGPLAGSSPTELQYRRCIQEFISLHLEES, from the exons CTGGTCAAGCTGTGCAGCGGCATGATTGAGGCTGGCAAGGCCTACGTTGCAACCAACAGGCTCTTCGTGAGTGGCGTCCGCGACCTGTCCCAGCAGTGCCAGGGCGACACCGCCATCTCG GAGTGTCTGCAGAGGTTTGGAGACAGCCTGCAGGAGATGGTCAACTACCACATG ATCCTGTTTGACCAGGCCCAGAGGTCTGTGCGGCAGCAACTCCACAATTTCATCAAAGA GGACGTGCGGAAGTTCAAGGAGACCAAGAAGCAGTTTGACAAAGTGCGAGAGGACATGGAGCTGTCCCTGGTGAGGAACGCCCAGGCCCCACGGCACCGGCCCCATGAGGTGGAGGAGGCCACGGGTGCCCTGAGCCTCACCCGGAAGTGCTTCCGCCACCTGGCATTAGACTATGTGCTGCAG ATCAACGTCCTCCAAGCCAAGAAGAAGTTTGAGATCCTGGATTCT ATGCTGACCTTCATGCTCGCCCAGCACAGCTTCTTCCAGCAGGGCTACAGCCTGCTGCACCAGCTGGACCCCTACATGAAGAGGCTGGCCGCCGAG CTGGACCAGCTGGTGATCGACTCGGCGGTGGAGAAGCGCGAGATGGAACGCAAGCACGCTGCCATCCAGCAGCGG GACTTCTCCTATGATGAGCCTAAAGCAGAGTTTGACGTGGACGCGCCCAGCGGCGTGGTGATGGAGGGGTACCTCTTCAAGAGGGCCAGCAACGCCTTCAAGACGTGGAACCG GCGCTGGTTCTCCATCCAGAACAGCCAGCTGGTCTACCAGAAGAAACTCAAG GACGTGCTGACCGTGGTGGTGGATGACCTCCGCCTGTGCTCAGTGAAGCCGTGTGAGGACATTGAGCGGAGGTTCTGCTTTGAGGTCGTGTCACCCACCaa GAGCTGCATGCTGCAGGCCGACTCCGAGAAGCTACGGCAGGCCTGGGTTCACGCCGTGCAGGCCAGCATCGCCTCTGCCTACCGGGAGAGCCCAGACAGCTGCTACAGCGAG AGGCTGGACCGCACGGCATCCCCGTCCACAAGCAGCATCGACTCAGCCACAGACTCTCGGGAGCGCAGCGTCAAGGGCGAGAGCGTGCTGCAGCGCGTGCAGAGCGTGGCTGGCAACAGCCAGTGCAGCGACTGCGGTCAGCTGGACCCCCGCTGGGCCAGCATCAACCTGGGGGTGCTGCTCTGCATCGAGTGCTCAGGCATCCACAG GAGCCTGGGTGTCCACTGCTCCAAGGTGCGGTCCCTGACTCTGGATTCGTGGGAGCCAGAGCTGCTGAAG CTGATGTGTGAGCTTGGAAACAGCGCCGTGAACCACATCTATGAGGCCCAGTGCGAGGGGCTGGGCAGCAGGAAGCCCACGGCCAGCAGCCCCAG GCAGGACAAGGAGGCCTGGATCAAGGACAAATATGTGGAAAAGAAGTTTCTGCGGAAGCTGCCCTCAGCACCGGCCCGGGAGGCCCCGCGGCGCTGGCGCGCACAGAAGTGCCAGCGCCACCACAGCTCCCCCCGCGCCCCCACTGCCCGCCGCAAGGTCCGGCTGGAGCCCATCCTGCCCTCCGTGGCTACTCTGTCCTCAG CAGGCGCTGTGGAGCGCAAGTTCCGCAGGGATTCCCTCTTCTGCCCGGATGAGCTGGACTCCCTCTTCTCCTACTTTGATACAGCAGCTGCAGCGGCCGGTCCACGCA GTCTGAGCAGCGACAGCGGCTTAGGGGGCAGCTCTGATGGCAGTTCGGACGTCCTGGCCTTCAGCACCAGCTCTGTGGTGGACAGCGTCACTGAGGAGG AGCGCGCAGACTCGGAGGAGTCCAGCGGCGAGGCAGATGGGGAGGCCGAGGCCGAGGCCTGGGGCTTGGCGGATGTGCGCGAGCTGCACCCTGGACTCCTGGCGCACCGCGCAGCACGCACCCGCGACCTCCCCACACTGGCCGCGGCGCTGGCCCACGGGGCCGAGGTCAACTGGCCCGACACGGAGGACGAGGGCAAGACTCCATTGGTGCAGGCCGTGCTGGGGGTGAGCGGCGTGGGGCTGCGCAGGGCACAG GGCTCCCTGATCGTCTGTGAATTCCTCCTGCAAAATGGAGCAGACGTGAACCAAAGAGACAGCCGGGGCCGGGCGCCCCTGCACCACGCCACGCTGCTGGGCCACACTGG CCAGGTCTGCCTGTTCCTGAAGCGTGGGGCCGACCAGCACGCCTTGGACCACGAGCAGCGGGACCCGCTGAGCATTGCGGTCCAGGAGGCGAACGCCGACATTGTCACGCT gctccgtCTGGCGCGCATGACTGAGGAGATGCGTGAGGCCGAGGCGCCCCCAGGCCAGCCAGGCCCCCTGGCGGGCAGCAGCCCCACAGAGCTCCAGTACCGCAGGTGCATCCAGGAGTTCATCAGCCTCCACCTGGAGGAGAGCTAG
- the ACAP3 gene encoding arf-GAP with coiled-coil, ANK repeat and PH domain-containing protein 3 isoform X1 — MGASHPTGPLPAWGGGGPGRLWSQLDLGPSPAPPPRAASASPSLHLLACLRGVDGRATIDEVETDVVEIEAKLDKLVKLCSGMIEAGKAYVATNRLFVSGVRDLSQQCQGDTAISECLQRFGDSLQEMVNYHMILFDQAQRSVRQQLHNFIKEDVRKFKETKKQFDKVREDMELSLVRNAQAPRHRPHEVEEATGALSLTRKCFRHLALDYVLQINVLQAKKKFEILDSMLTFMLAQHSFFQQGYSLLHQLDPYMKRLAAELDQLVIDSAVEKREMERKHAAIQQRDFSYDEPKAEFDVDAPSGVVMEGYLFKRASNAFKTWNRRWFSIQNSQLVYQKKLKDVLTVVVDDLRLCSVKPCEDIERRFCFEVVSPTKSCMLQADSEKLRQAWVHAVQASIASAYRESPDSCYSEVWPSQHPPHACTHLCATGRQPLQAACERRLDRTASPSTSSIDSATDSRERSVKGESVLQRVQSVAGNSQCSDCGQLDPRWASINLGVLLCIECSGIHRSLGVHCSKVRSLTLDSWEPELLKLMCELGNSAVNHIYEAQCEGLGSRKPTASSPRQDKEAWIKDKYVEKKFLRKLPSAPAREAPRRWRAQKCQRHHSSPRAPTARRKVRLEPILPSVATLSSGAVERKFRRDSLFCPDELDSLFSYFDTAAAAAGPRSLSSDSGLGGSSDGSSDVLAFSTSSVVDSVTEEERADSEESSGEADGEAEAEAWGLADVRELHPGLLAHRAARTRDLPTLAAALAHGAEVNWPDTEDEGKTPLVQAVLGVSGVGLRRAQGSLIVCEFLLQNGADVNQRDSRGRAPLHHATLLGHTGQVCLFLKRGADQHALDHEQRDPLSIAVQEANADIVTLLRLARMTEEMREAEAPPGQPGPLAGSSPTELQYRRCIQEFISLHLEES, encoded by the exons CTGGTCAAGCTGTGCAGCGGCATGATTGAGGCTGGCAAGGCCTACGTTGCAACCAACAGGCTCTTCGTGAGTGGCGTCCGCGACCTGTCCCAGCAGTGCCAGGGCGACACCGCCATCTCG GAGTGTCTGCAGAGGTTTGGAGACAGCCTGCAGGAGATGGTCAACTACCACATG ATCCTGTTTGACCAGGCCCAGAGGTCTGTGCGGCAGCAACTCCACAATTTCATCAAAGA GGACGTGCGGAAGTTCAAGGAGACCAAGAAGCAGTTTGACAAAGTGCGAGAGGACATGGAGCTGTCCCTGGTGAGGAACGCCCAGGCCCCACGGCACCGGCCCCATGAGGTGGAGGAGGCCACGGGTGCCCTGAGCCTCACCCGGAAGTGCTTCCGCCACCTGGCATTAGACTATGTGCTGCAG ATCAACGTCCTCCAAGCCAAGAAGAAGTTTGAGATCCTGGATTCT ATGCTGACCTTCATGCTCGCCCAGCACAGCTTCTTCCAGCAGGGCTACAGCCTGCTGCACCAGCTGGACCCCTACATGAAGAGGCTGGCCGCCGAG CTGGACCAGCTGGTGATCGACTCGGCGGTGGAGAAGCGCGAGATGGAACGCAAGCACGCTGCCATCCAGCAGCGG GACTTCTCCTATGATGAGCCTAAAGCAGAGTTTGACGTGGACGCGCCCAGCGGCGTGGTGATGGAGGGGTACCTCTTCAAGAGGGCCAGCAACGCCTTCAAGACGTGGAACCG GCGCTGGTTCTCCATCCAGAACAGCCAGCTGGTCTACCAGAAGAAACTCAAG GACGTGCTGACCGTGGTGGTGGATGACCTCCGCCTGTGCTCAGTGAAGCCGTGTGAGGACATTGAGCGGAGGTTCTGCTTTGAGGTCGTGTCACCCACCaa GAGCTGCATGCTGCAGGCCGACTCCGAGAAGCTACGGCAGGCCTGGGTTCACGCCGTGCAGGCCAGCATCGCCTCTGCCTACCGGGAGAGCCCAGACAGCTGCTACAGCGAGGTGTGGCCCTCCCAGCACCCtccacatgcgtgcacacacctATGTGCCACAGGGAGACAGCCCCTGCAGGCTGCATGCGAGCGT AGGCTGGACCGCACGGCATCCCCGTCCACAAGCAGCATCGACTCAGCCACAGACTCTCGGGAGCGCAGCGTCAAGGGCGAGAGCGTGCTGCAGCGCGTGCAGAGCGTGGCTGGCAACAGCCAGTGCAGCGACTGCGGTCAGCTGGACCCCCGCTGGGCCAGCATCAACCTGGGGGTGCTGCTCTGCATCGAGTGCTCAGGCATCCACAG GAGCCTGGGTGTCCACTGCTCCAAGGTGCGGTCCCTGACTCTGGATTCGTGGGAGCCAGAGCTGCTGAAG CTGATGTGTGAGCTTGGAAACAGCGCCGTGAACCACATCTATGAGGCCCAGTGCGAGGGGCTGGGCAGCAGGAAGCCCACGGCCAGCAGCCCCAG GCAGGACAAGGAGGCCTGGATCAAGGACAAATATGTGGAAAAGAAGTTTCTGCGGAAGCTGCCCTCAGCACCGGCCCGGGAGGCCCCGCGGCGCTGGCGCGCACAGAAGTGCCAGCGCCACCACAGCTCCCCCCGCGCCCCCACTGCCCGCCGCAAGGTCCGGCTGGAGCCCATCCTGCCCTCCGTGGCTACTCTGTCCTCAG GCGCTGTGGAGCGCAAGTTCCGCAGGGATTCCCTCTTCTGCCCGGATGAGCTGGACTCCCTCTTCTCCTACTTTGATACAGCAGCTGCAGCGGCCGGTCCACGCA GTCTGAGCAGCGACAGCGGCTTAGGGGGCAGCTCTGATGGCAGTTCGGACGTCCTGGCCTTCAGCACCAGCTCTGTGGTGGACAGCGTCACTGAGGAGG AGCGCGCAGACTCGGAGGAGTCCAGCGGCGAGGCAGATGGGGAGGCCGAGGCCGAGGCCTGGGGCTTGGCGGATGTGCGCGAGCTGCACCCTGGACTCCTGGCGCACCGCGCAGCACGCACCCGCGACCTCCCCACACTGGCCGCGGCGCTGGCCCACGGGGCCGAGGTCAACTGGCCCGACACGGAGGACGAGGGCAAGACTCCATTGGTGCAGGCCGTGCTGGGGGTGAGCGGCGTGGGGCTGCGCAGGGCACAG GGCTCCCTGATCGTCTGTGAATTCCTCCTGCAAAATGGAGCAGACGTGAACCAAAGAGACAGCCGGGGCCGGGCGCCCCTGCACCACGCCACGCTGCTGGGCCACACTGG CCAGGTCTGCCTGTTCCTGAAGCGTGGGGCCGACCAGCACGCCTTGGACCACGAGCAGCGGGACCCGCTGAGCATTGCGGTCCAGGAGGCGAACGCCGACATTGTCACGCT gctccgtCTGGCGCGCATGACTGAGGAGATGCGTGAGGCCGAGGCGCCCCCAGGCCAGCCAGGCCCCCTGGCGGGCAGCAGCCCCACAGAGCTCCAGTACCGCAGGTGCATCCAGGAGTTCATCAGCCTCCACCTGGAGGAGAGCTAG